From the Desulfosarcina sp. BuS5 genome, one window contains:
- a CDS encoding HD domain-containing phosphohydrolase → MPSDKSLVLVVDDNTTNIDLLVNTLKADYRLGVSKNGQQALEYTDKYLPDLILLDVMMPEMSGYEVCSRLKAVPKTANIPVIFITALNEIEDKTRGFVVGGVDYITKPFHIAEVKARVNAHLSLKMMREELNSQNIILEQKVAEKTEELYQMLQATIKTMALTVEIRDPYTAGHQHRVALLACAIAKKTGFSDDQIRTIDIAGNLHDIGKIRIPTSIINRPGELLEIEHKMLRIHPRVGYNILKNIPSPLPFAEVVLQHHERLDGSGYPQGLSGDEILPEAKVLTVADVTEASSSFRPYRPARGMDVALEEILKYKNVWYDADAVDACRELFIKEKFNYT, encoded by the coding sequence GTGCCTTCTGATAAATCATTAGTATTAGTTGTAGATGACAATACGACAAATATAGACTTGCTGGTCAACACATTAAAGGCCGACTACAGGCTCGGGGTAAGCAAAAACGGACAACAAGCGCTTGAGTATACGGATAAATACCTGCCTGATCTTATCCTTCTGGATGTAATGATGCCGGAGATGAGTGGATATGAGGTTTGTTCCAGGCTTAAAGCAGTTCCCAAAACAGCAAATATACCGGTTATTTTTATAACAGCGCTTAATGAAATAGAAGATAAAACCCGGGGCTTTGTAGTCGGGGGCGTTGATTACATCACCAAACCATTCCATATTGCTGAGGTAAAAGCACGGGTTAATGCCCATTTATCTCTTAAAATGATGCGAGAGGAACTAAACTCTCAGAATATTATCCTGGAACAGAAGGTTGCAGAAAAAACAGAAGAGCTGTATCAAATGCTGCAGGCAACGATTAAAACCATGGCGCTTACAGTTGAAATCAGAGATCCTTATACTGCCGGTCACCAGCATCGGGTCGCTTTGCTGGCATGCGCCATTGCCAAAAAAACAGGTTTTTCGGATGATCAGATAAGAACTATCGATATTGCAGGGAATCTTCATGATATAGGTAAGATCCGTATACCGACATCAATAATAAACAGGCCTGGTGAGCTTTTGGAGATAGAACATAAAATGCTCAGAATACATCCCAGGGTAGGTTATAATATCCTTAAAAATATTCCTTCGCCTTTGCCCTTTGCCGAAGTTGTGCTGCAGCATCATGAAAGGCTCGATGGTTCAGGGTATCCCCAGGGACTTAGCGGTGATGAGATCCTGCCGGAAGCAAAGGTATTGACGGTGGCGGATGTGACGGAGGCATCAAGCTCTTTCAGGCCATACCGACCCGCAAGAGGCATGGATGTTGCGCTGGAGGAAATTTTGAAATATAAAAATGTGTGGTATGATGCTGATGCTGTTGACGCCTGCCGGGAACTTTTTATTAAGGAAAAATTTAATTATACATAG
- a CDS encoding ABC transporter ATP-binding protein, translated as MTPKPILTVSNLKTWFPIKRGIIAKTVGYVRAVDDVSFHINKGETLGLVGESGCGKTTLGRTLVGLEKAHKGEIVFQGKNILALKKNEYRNLRKNMQIIFQDPLSSLNPRMNILDIVTEGLIEFKMVTGSIKEHAIRLMNEVGLDGDAIHRYPHEFSGGQRQRINIARAVSLKPSFIVCDEPISALDVSVQAQIINLFIDLQEEYELSYLFISHDLSVVSNIADRVAVMYLGKLMECGITDDIINRPMHPYTKALISAVPVPDPDKKREHVKKIILKGETPSPAAPPPGCRFHTRCPEVMSICREKKPRKSGSERHQVWCHLF; from the coding sequence ATGACCCCAAAACCAATACTCACAGTTTCAAATCTTAAAACATGGTTTCCGATCAAGAGAGGAATTATCGCAAAAACAGTTGGATATGTAAGGGCTGTTGACGATGTTTCCTTCCATATAAACAAAGGTGAGACTTTGGGGCTGGTGGGGGAATCAGGCTGCGGAAAAACAACACTGGGAAGAACACTGGTCGGCCTGGAAAAAGCGCACAAGGGAGAGATTGTTTTTCAGGGAAAAAATATCCTTGCGTTGAAGAAAAATGAATATAGAAATTTGCGTAAAAATATGCAGATTATTTTTCAGGACCCGCTCTCGTCTCTGAACCCCAGGATGAACATCCTCGATATTGTCACCGAAGGTCTGATCGAATTTAAAATGGTAACCGGTTCAATCAAAGAGCATGCAATCAGGCTTATGAATGAAGTGGGACTGGATGGGGACGCAATACATCGCTATCCCCACGAATTTTCCGGGGGGCAGCGGCAGAGAATAAACATTGCAAGAGCAGTATCTCTGAAGCCCTCGTTCATAGTCTGTGACGAGCCGATAAGCGCCCTTGATGTATCAGTGCAGGCACAGATAATAAACCTTTTTATTGATCTGCAGGAGGAATATGAGCTGTCTTATCTTTTCATATCGCATGATTTAAGTGTGGTGAGCAATATTGCGGACAGGGTGGCGGTTATGTATCTTGGCAAGTTGATGGAATGTGGTATCACTGATGATATAATTAACCGGCCGATGCATCCCTACACCAAGGCTTTGATCAGCGCTGTGCCGGTACCGGATCCCGATAAAAAAAGAGAGCATGTAAAAAAAATCATATTAAAGGGGGAGACGCCTTCACCGGCCGCGCCTCCCCCGGGCTGCAGATTTCATACACGCTGTCCTGAAGTTATGAGTATTTGCAGAGAAAAAAAACCTCGGAAATCAGGCTCTGAAAGACACCAGGTATGGTGTCATCTATTCTGA
- a CDS encoding ABC transporter ATP-binding protein produces the protein MVEKILNINDLTVTFETDEGVFNAVDQVSLNIGRGEIVGLVGESGCGKTVTALSITRLIPSPPGRIANGKILFNDKDLLQLGIKEMRRIRGREISMIFQEPSAALSPLHRIGHQMVETIRMHRKISKKEAWKLSEQWLGKVGISDAKERMFALPHQLSGGMQQRVMISMALMTEPNLLIADEPTTALDVTIQMQIFELIRAMKSKNVSILIITHDMGVIWEMCDRVVVMYASEIVEEGLRNDIFSSPAHPYTKGLLNSIPKLGCSEKRLKAVGGYVPSPYNYPKGCHFADRCEFAFKRCREEKPALKDIGNNRKAACFLL, from the coding sequence ATGGTTGAAAAAATACTGAACATAAATGATCTTACCGTAACATTTGAAACAGACGAAGGTGTTTTCAATGCTGTTGACCAGGTCTCTTTAAATATAGGCAGAGGCGAAATTGTCGGGCTGGTTGGTGAGTCAGGCTGCGGAAAAACCGTTACGGCGCTAAGCATAACCCGACTTATCCCTTCGCCTCCCGGAAGGATTGCAAATGGAAAAATTTTGTTTAATGATAAAGATCTCCTTCAACTTGGCATAAAAGAGATGAGGAGGATCCGCGGCCGGGAAATAAGCATGATATTCCAGGAACCCTCAGCCGCTTTGTCGCCCTTGCATCGCATTGGCCATCAAATGGTGGAGACCATAAGGATGCATCGGAAAATCAGCAAAAAAGAGGCCTGGAAATTGTCGGAACAATGGCTGGGGAAGGTCGGCATTTCTGATGCCAAAGAGAGAATGTTTGCCTTGCCCCATCAGCTTTCGGGGGGGATGCAGCAGAGGGTAATGATATCAATGGCGCTGATGACTGAGCCGAATCTTCTCATAGCGGATGAACCGACAACAGCCCTTGATGTAACAATCCAGATGCAAATATTTGAACTTATTCGCGCAATGAAAAGCAAAAATGTTTCTATACTGATCATTACCCATGATATGGGTGTAATCTGGGAAATGTGCGACAGGGTAGTTGTAATGTATGCTTCGGAAATAGTTGAAGAGGGTCTACGGAATGATATCTTTTCATCGCCTGCTCATCCATACACAAAAGGACTGTTGAATTCCATCCCGAAACTGGGCTGCTCTGAAAAAAGGTTAAAGGCTGTTGGGGGTTATGTGCCATCCCCATATAATTACCCCAAAGGATGTCATTTTGCCGATAGATGTGAATTCGCCTTTAAAAGATGCAGAGAGGAAAAACCGGCTCTTAAGGATATCGGTAATAACAGAAAAGCCGCATGTTTTCTATTATGA
- a CDS encoding ABC transporter permease subunit → MLEKIFKNPLTLKRLQRFREVRLAYIALWILVILYLVSLCSELLCNNVPIYIRFNGNSFFPVSKFYSEDIFKQNGNQTRPDYKKINNSRIFTDNSDNFMVFPPIPFGPFESIEPASIEIENNVCLEIEPLPLIGSVNIRKDYSIAGSTSFHPFIGKEKNKAKGLVLTDYFDLPAELYSAVIKRFDNIKSPRVIFKAYNKSGKKIEISLSNFSTRKKSPKTVRLTFREKEEPGATYKLIFKKNHGSDLIKIESLNRASGIWDEILNTEKESLLYFVEKRFSKPVDSYKLLINGKHYVANFIKNDVRFPFHPVPQHLLGIDGAGRDVLARILYGLRTSMTFGLMLVACSMALGILTGAIQGYYGGFVDIGCQRLIEIWSALPFLYIMILMGSVYGRSFSLLLVCYGLFNWIGISYYIRAEFLRLRQQPFVEAAKCLGVPSGRIIFKHILPNAMAPVITFFPFSLVGAIGSLAALDYLGFGLPPPTPSWGELLFQAQQYRWAWWLILYPSLALFIVMLCGVFVGEGIRNAFDPKRYTKLE, encoded by the coding sequence ATGCTGGAAAAAATTTTCAAGAATCCATTAACGTTGAAGAGGCTGCAGCGCTTCAGGGAAGTCAGGCTCGCTTATATCGCTTTATGGATTCTTGTTATTTTGTATTTGGTAAGCCTTTGCTCGGAATTGCTGTGCAATAATGTTCCAATATATATCAGATTTAACGGAAATTCGTTTTTTCCCGTATCCAAATTTTACTCTGAGGATATTTTCAAACAAAACGGCAATCAAACCAGACCGGATTATAAAAAAATCAATAATAGCAGAATTTTTACAGATAATTCGGATAATTTTATGGTATTTCCGCCGATTCCTTTTGGTCCCTTTGAAAGTATAGAACCCGCTTCAATCGAAATCGAGAACAATGTATGCCTGGAGATTGAGCCCCTGCCATTGATAGGCAGCGTTAATATAAGAAAAGATTATTCAATTGCCGGATCAACCTCTTTTCATCCCTTTATCGGTAAGGAGAAAAATAAGGCTAAGGGACTCGTTCTGACTGATTATTTCGACCTTCCTGCGGAACTATACAGCGCAGTGATAAAACGTTTTGACAATATTAAATCACCACGCGTTATATTTAAAGCTTATAATAAATCCGGCAAAAAAATTGAGATATCTCTTTCAAATTTTTCCACAAGAAAAAAATCTCCTAAAACCGTCAGGTTGACGTTCCGGGAAAAAGAAGAACCCGGCGCAACATACAAACTTATTTTTAAAAAAAATCATGGATCTGATCTGATTAAGATTGAAAGTTTGAATCGGGCATCAGGGATATGGGATGAAATTTTAAATACAGAGAAAGAAAGCCTGTTATATTTTGTGGAAAAACGATTTTCAAAGCCTGTCGATTCTTATAAATTGCTTATAAACGGTAAGCATTATGTTGCAAATTTTATAAAAAACGATGTGAGATTCCCTTTCCACCCTGTGCCCCAGCATCTTTTGGGAATCGACGGAGCCGGACGTGATGTTCTTGCAAGAATTCTTTACGGGCTCAGAACTTCAATGACTTTTGGCCTTATGCTTGTTGCCTGCTCAATGGCTTTGGGCATCCTTACCGGCGCGATACAGGGGTATTATGGCGGCTTTGTTGATATTGGCTGCCAGAGGCTGATTGAGATATGGAGCGCATTGCCGTTTCTTTATATTATGATTCTTATGGGGTCTGTTTACGGCCGGAGTTTTTCTCTTTTGCTGGTCTGCTATGGACTGTTTAACTGGATCGGGATTTCGTATTATATCAGGGCTGAATTCCTGCGGTTACGGCAGCAGCCTTTTGTTGAAGCCGCAAAATGTTTGGGTGTACCTTCAGGCAGGATAATATTCAAACATATCCTTCCGAATGCAATGGCGCCGGTTATAACATTTTTTCCCTTTTCGCTGGTAGGGGCCATAGGCTCCCTGGCCGCGCTGGATTACCTCGGTTTTGGGCTGCCGCCTCCAACCCCAAGCTGGGGTGAACTTCTGTTTCAGGCACAGCAATACAGGTGGGCATGGTGGCTTATTCTTTACCCTTCCCTGGCTTTATTCATTGTTATGCTGTGCGGCGTCTTTGTTGGTGAAGGGATAAGAAATGCATTCGATCCCAAACGCTATACAAAGCTGGAATAA
- a CDS encoding ABC transporter permease subunit yields the protein MEKFDYFIKRFFLVIPTFIGITFLCFGLTQFIPGGPVEQAVMRIKGIGSAESAGGSGETGSISKKQRKAIEKHFGFDQPFAKRYWKWLVTERLGMKMESYKFPNKTAWQLIKERFKVSLVFGVTGFILSYLVCIPLGILKALKHNKMFDLASSIIVFAGYAVPAFAFGMVLKMFFCGTVEGLWDFFPVTGFHSEYFTDLSFYEKAKDICMHMFLPVLCYMIGNFAVLTLLMKNSLLDQIGKDYIRTVLAKGGSYSRAVWGHALRNSLIPIATGFGSILSIMFAGSVIIEQVFEIPGMGRLSLESIVGRDYPVFMGILALTSILGLLGNIISDFAYVIIDPRINFQKQ from the coding sequence ATGGAAAAATTCGATTATTTTATAAAAAGATTTTTTTTAGTGATTCCCACTTTTATAGGCATCACGTTTTTATGCTTCGGGTTGACACAATTTATTCCCGGCGGCCCTGTGGAACAGGCTGTTATGAGAATTAAAGGGATCGGAAGCGCGGAATCCGCGGGAGGTTCCGGAGAAACCGGATCCATTTCCAAAAAACAGCGCAAGGCTATAGAAAAACATTTCGGCTTTGATCAGCCTTTTGCAAAGCGTTACTGGAAATGGCTTGTGACTGAAAGGCTTGGGATGAAGATGGAATCGTATAAATTCCCCAACAAGACTGCCTGGCAGCTTATCAAAGAACGCTTTAAGGTATCCCTTGTATTCGGCGTTACAGGTTTTATCCTTTCCTACCTTGTATGTATTCCACTGGGGATTTTGAAAGCCCTGAAACATAACAAGATGTTCGATCTGGCTTCCAGCATTATCGTTTTTGCCGGGTATGCTGTTCCTGCGTTTGCATTCGGAATGGTTTTAAAGATGTTTTTTTGCGGCACTGTGGAAGGTTTATGGGATTTTTTTCCTGTTACAGGATTCCATTCGGAATATTTCACGGATCTTTCGTTTTATGAAAAAGCGAAAGATATTTGCATGCACATGTTTCTTCCGGTGCTATGCTATATGATCGGCAACTTTGCCGTTCTTACGCTGCTTATGAAAAATTCACTGCTCGATCAAATCGGCAAGGATTATATCCGCACCGTTCTTGCAAAGGGCGGTAGTTACAGCAGGGCGGTATGGGGCCATGCCCTGCGTAATTCCCTGATCCCTATAGCCACAGGATTCGGTTCCATTCTTTCCATAATGTTTGCAGGATCGGTTATTATTGAACAGGTTTTTGAGATTCCCGGAATGGGAAGACTGAGCCTTGAATCGATTGTAGGCCGTGATTATCCTGTATTTATGGGCATTTTAGCATTAACATCTATTTTGGGACTGCTTGGCAATATCATATCTGATTTTGCATATGTTATTATTGATCCGAGAATTAATTTTCAAAAACAATAA